One window from the genome of Actinoplanes teichomyceticus ATCC 31121 encodes:
- a CDS encoding mannose-1-phosphate guanylyltransferase, with the protein MSDEQSVLYGVVLAGGTGTRLWPLSRAGHPKFLHPLTGTDASLLQATVDRLDTLTSPDRIFVVTGVAHAAAVSRQLAAMPEENVLVEPSPRDSCAAIALAAAVIARRDPEAIMGSFASDHLIADKQEFADVIRRAVVGAREGLLMTLGITPTRPETGYGYLQCGGPVGDGPALRVEEFKEKPSYDVAESYVKSGNYLWNAGMFVWRVDVFLAELARQQPQLAAGVSRIAAAWGAAEQEEVLGEVWPTLPRISVDYAVMEGAASAGRVGTVPGDFGWNDVGDFHTLGEVLTADPAGNVVVGPGSDTERPAVLLRDAENLVVVPGSGRLVAAMGVRDLVIVDTADAVLICPRERAQEVKHLVDQLKELGQHGYI; encoded by the coding sequence ATGAGCGACGAACAGAGTGTGCTGTACGGAGTGGTTCTGGCCGGCGGTACCGGAACCCGTCTGTGGCCACTGTCCCGCGCCGGTCATCCCAAGTTTCTCCACCCCCTGACCGGCACCGACGCCTCGTTGCTGCAGGCCACGGTCGACCGGTTGGACACGCTGACCTCCCCTGACCGGATCTTTGTGGTGACCGGCGTGGCGCACGCCGCCGCGGTCTCCCGGCAACTGGCCGCCATGCCGGAGGAGAACGTCCTGGTCGAGCCGTCGCCGCGGGACTCCTGTGCGGCGATCGCGCTGGCCGCCGCGGTGATCGCCCGCCGGGACCCCGAGGCGATCATGGGCTCGTTCGCGTCGGACCACCTGATCGCCGACAAGCAGGAGTTCGCCGACGTCATCCGCCGGGCCGTGGTGGGCGCCCGGGAGGGCCTGCTCATGACCCTCGGCATCACCCCGACCCGGCCCGAGACCGGGTACGGCTACCTGCAGTGCGGCGGCCCGGTGGGCGACGGCCCGGCGCTGCGGGTGGAGGAGTTCAAGGAGAAGCCCTCGTACGACGTCGCCGAGTCGTACGTGAAATCGGGCAACTACCTGTGGAACGCCGGCATGTTCGTCTGGCGCGTCGACGTCTTCCTCGCCGAACTGGCCCGGCAGCAGCCGCAGCTGGCCGCCGGGGTGAGCCGGATCGCCGCGGCCTGGGGCGCCGCCGAGCAGGAGGAGGTGCTCGGCGAGGTCTGGCCGACCCTGCCGCGCATCTCGGTGGACTACGCGGTGATGGAGGGCGCGGCCTCGGCCGGGCGGGTCGGCACGGTCCCGGGCGACTTCGGCTGGAACGACGTCGGTGACTTCCACACCCTCGGCGAGGTGCTGACCGCCGACCCGGCCGGCAACGTGGTGGTCGGCCCCGGCTCCGACACGGAACGGCCCGCCGTGCTGCTGCGCGACGCCGAGAACCTGGTCGTGGTGCCCGGCTCGGGTCGCCTGGTCGCCGCGATGGGCGTCCGCGACCTGGTGATCGTGGACACCGCGGACGCCGTGCTGATCTGCCCGCGCGAGCGCGCGCAGGAGGTCAAGCACCTGGTCGACCAGCTCAAGGAGCTGGGCCAGCACGGTTACATCTGA
- a CDS encoding NUDIX hydrolase yields MSLYEDAVGVLTGWPATSDAAEVARKRTLDLLADGPVAMTRAHRAGHVTASALIVDDAGRVLLCLHGRLGMWMQLGGHCEAGDGTLAAAALREATEESGIDGLVLDPEPIDIDIHEVRCGAADGAPAEPSVHYDVRFLLRAPAGSRERISAESSDLAWFSTDELPSPLAGGVVQQIGPARARLTGR; encoded by the coding sequence ATGAGCCTGTACGAGGACGCCGTCGGCGTACTGACCGGCTGGCCGGCCACGTCCGACGCCGCCGAGGTGGCCCGCAAGCGGACGCTCGACCTGCTCGCCGACGGCCCGGTCGCGATGACCCGGGCACATCGGGCCGGGCACGTCACGGCCAGCGCGCTCATCGTGGACGACGCCGGTCGCGTGCTGCTCTGCCTGCACGGGCGGCTCGGCATGTGGATGCAGCTCGGCGGGCACTGCGAGGCGGGTGACGGGACGCTCGCCGCCGCGGCGCTGCGCGAGGCCACCGAGGAGTCCGGGATCGACGGGCTGGTGCTCGACCCGGAGCCGATCGACATCGACATCCACGAGGTGCGGTGCGGGGCCGCCGACGGGGCGCCGGCCGAGCCGTCGGTGCACTACGACGTACGTTTCCTGCTGCGCGCGCCGGCCGGGTCCCGCGAGCGGATCAGCGCCGAGTCGTCGGACCTGGCCTGGTTCAGCACCGACGAGCTGCCGAGCCCGCTGGCCGGCGGCGTGGTGCAGCAGATCGGCCCGGCCCGGGCGCGTCTCACCGGCCGGTGA